The following are from one region of the Streptomyces changanensis genome:
- a CDS encoding rhamnogalacturonan acetylesterase has translation MSLSRRQTVTALAAVLPAATALTAHPAAAAARPPTGPRTLYIAGDSTAAQKYADAAPETGWGMALPFFLGPHLRVANHAVNGRSSRSFLDEGRLTPILAALRPGDLLLIQFGHNDQKTEDPTRHTEPWTTYREHLLRYVTGARSRGARPVLLTSVERRRFGTGGGAVPTHGEYPAAMRALAADHGVDLVDVQAASLALWGRLGPEASKEHFLWLAPGESPHHPDGKQDNTHFRPRGAIEVARMVAAGLCRTRVLRPGDTRRLDADVPPGRITWPPA, from the coding sequence GTGTCCCTCAGCCGCAGACAGACCGTGACGGCCCTCGCCGCCGTCCTCCCCGCCGCCACGGCGCTCACCGCCCACCCGGCGGCCGCCGCCGCCCGCCCGCCCACCGGCCCCCGGACCCTGTACATCGCGGGGGACTCGACGGCCGCCCAGAAGTACGCCGACGCCGCCCCCGAGACCGGCTGGGGCATGGCCCTGCCCTTCTTCCTCGGCCCGCACCTGCGGGTCGCCAACCACGCGGTCAACGGCCGCAGTTCGCGCAGCTTCCTCGACGAGGGCCGGCTCACCCCGATCCTCGCCGCCCTGCGCCCCGGCGACCTGCTCCTGATCCAGTTCGGCCACAACGACCAGAAGACCGAGGACCCCACCCGCCACACCGAACCCTGGACCACCTACCGGGAACACCTCCTCCGGTACGTCACCGGCGCCCGGTCCCGCGGCGCGCGGCCCGTCCTCCTCACCTCGGTGGAGCGGCGCAGGTTCGGCACCGGGGGCGGGGCCGTCCCCACCCACGGCGAGTACCCGGCGGCCATGCGCGCCCTCGCGGCCGACCACGGCGTGGACCTGGTCGACGTCCAGGCGGCGTCACTGGCCCTGTGGGGGCGGCTGGGCCCCGAGGCGTCCAAGGAGCACTTCCTGTGGCTGGCGCCGGGGGAGTCACCCCACCACCCCGACGGCAAGCAGGACAACACCCATTTCCGGCCGCGCGGGGCGATCGAGGTCGCCCGCATGGTGGCCGCCGGCCTGTGCCGCACCCGTGTGCTCCGACCCGGGGACACGCGCCGTCTCGACGCGGACGTCCCGCCCGGCCGCATCACCTGGCCCCCCGCCTGA
- a CDS encoding ABC transporter substrate-binding protein — translation MTNSRSSRGRAATAVALTAVLALTATGCGDDGTGGSGSEGSGKGTITFWDNNGGVRTAVWQEIIKDFEAKHPDIDVRYVPIPSEDVQSKYDTAIAGGGLPDVGGVGAAYLANMVAQNALEPVGERIEGSSLKGKLVPTMVESVKSAGGRGDEMYSVPTSASNGVLYYRTDLFKAAGLAAPTTWDAFYTAAARLTDARKNKFGYTIRGGSGSIAQALDAMYGQSGITEFWKGDRTTVNDPKNVAALKKYVALYKKATPEADVNNDFKKMNAQFDSGSIAMMNHNLGSYTDHVEALGTDKFAGIPNPVGPDGVRVQVSNPVDGLGLFRAGKNKAAAWKFIEFAASHASNSKWNRSAGAIPANTEAAGDAWLNEARATKLGATALTDGSTRIVQLPYYLPDWNKISKSENEPNFQRVLLGAMTAEKFLDTLAEQLDAAQAEWNEQLKKG, via the coding sequence ATGACCAACTCCCGGAGCTCCAGAGGACGCGCGGCCACGGCCGTCGCCCTGACCGCCGTGCTCGCGCTCACCGCCACCGGCTGCGGTGACGACGGCACCGGCGGCAGCGGGAGCGAGGGCTCGGGCAAGGGCACCATCACCTTCTGGGACAACAACGGCGGCGTGCGGACCGCCGTCTGGCAGGAGATCATCAAGGACTTCGAGGCGAAGCACCCCGACATCGACGTCCGGTACGTGCCCATCCCCAGCGAGGACGTCCAGTCCAAGTACGACACCGCCATCGCGGGCGGCGGCCTGCCGGACGTCGGTGGCGTCGGCGCCGCCTACCTGGCCAACATGGTCGCCCAGAACGCCCTCGAACCGGTCGGCGAGCGCATCGAGGGGTCCTCCCTCAAGGGCAAGCTCGTCCCCACCATGGTCGAGTCGGTCAAGTCCGCCGGCGGCCGCGGCGACGAGATGTACTCGGTGCCGACCTCCGCCAGCAACGGCGTCCTCTACTACCGCACCGACCTGTTCAAGGCGGCCGGACTGGCCGCGCCCACCACCTGGGACGCGTTCTACACCGCCGCCGCCCGGCTCACCGACGCCCGGAAGAACAAGTTCGGCTACACCATCCGCGGCGGCTCCGGCTCCATCGCCCAGGCCCTGGACGCCATGTACGGCCAGTCCGGCATCACCGAGTTCTGGAAGGGCGACCGGACGACCGTCAACGATCCGAAGAACGTCGCCGCCCTGAAGAAGTACGTCGCCCTCTACAAGAAGGCCACGCCCGAGGCCGACGTCAACAACGACTTCAAGAAGATGAACGCCCAGTTCGACTCGGGCTCCATCGCCATGATGAACCACAACCTCGGCTCCTACACGGACCACGTGGAGGCCCTCGGCACGGACAAGTTCGCGGGCATACCCAACCCGGTCGGGCCGGACGGCGTCCGCGTCCAGGTCTCCAACCCGGTCGACGGCCTCGGCCTCTTCCGGGCCGGCAAGAACAAGGCCGCCGCCTGGAAGTTCATCGAGTTCGCCGCCTCCCACGCCTCCAACAGCAAGTGGAACCGGTCGGCCGGCGCCATCCCCGCCAACACCGAGGCCGCCGGCGACGCGTGGCTGAACGAGGCCCGGGCCACCAAGCTCGGCGCGACCGCCCTCACCGACGGCTCCACCAGGATCGTGCAGCTGCCGTACTACCTGCCCGACTGGAACAAGATCAGCAAGTCGGAGAACGAGCCCAACTTCCAGCGGGTCCTGCTCGGCGCGATGACCGCCGAGAAGTTCCTCGACACCCTCGCCGAGCAGCTCGACGCGGCCCAGGCCGAGTGGAACGAGCAGCTCAAGAAGGGCTGA
- a CDS encoding pectinesterase family protein, with protein MPYPWSKRLPGRALAAVTALVAALGLATVSPAGAAGAAGTAGAVADAGPPRTAHPSGPRWAEQPHGFASLAGGTTGGRGGKVVTVRTQAELAAYASAAEPYVIRVAGSIAVEPFGSSITVASDKTVIGVGTSGEIVHGELQLKPGTHNVIIRNLTLRDSYVEGDWDGKTNDFDGIQMDSVHHVWIDHNRFTRMGDGLLDVRKDSQYVTVSHNRFDDHNKAFGIGWTDNVTTQITIDHNWFSGTKQRNPSADNCAYAHLYNNYLSAQVADGDPVWSYGNWARGRTRMVIENSYYDGVQHPHQADATAELVERGSILKGSTGRRDEWGTAFDPRAFYSYRLDPAAAVPALVTRFSGPQRDLGTDTVLDVPAAHPTVQAAVDAVPPGNDGAVTIRIAPGTYREKVRVPADKPRITLQGTGRNRSDTVIVYDTPNEYGGSSASATVLIAASDVTARNLTFVNDFDEAAVELKGEQALAMKTTGDRIVFENTAFKGNQDTLMTDSPRLDAISRVYVRDAYIEGDVDFVYGRATTVIERSLIRALDRGSATNNGYVTAASTWKDNPYGFLITRSRIVSDAPAGTYHLGRPWHPGGNPDAVGQVLIRETELPAAVKSSPWTDMGGYSWRDARFSEYRNHGPGAGVTADRPQMSAERAADHEVADYLAGHDGWAPHRRHLP; from the coding sequence ATGCCGTACCCCTGGAGCAAGCGCTTGCCGGGGCGGGCCCTGGCCGCGGTCACCGCCCTGGTGGCCGCCCTGGGCCTCGCCACGGTGAGCCCCGCCGGAGCCGCCGGAGCCGCAGGTACCGCCGGGGCCGTTGCCGACGCCGGACCGCCGCGCACCGCCCACCCGTCCGGCCCGCGCTGGGCGGAGCAGCCCCACGGCTTCGCCTCCCTCGCCGGTGGGACCACCGGCGGCCGGGGCGGCAAGGTCGTCACCGTCCGCACCCAGGCCGAGCTGGCGGCCTACGCGTCCGCCGCCGAGCCCTACGTCATCCGGGTCGCGGGCTCCATCGCCGTCGAGCCCTTCGGGTCCTCGATCACCGTCGCCTCCGACAAGACCGTGATCGGCGTCGGCACCAGCGGCGAGATCGTCCACGGCGAGCTCCAGCTCAAGCCCGGCACGCACAACGTCATCATCCGCAACCTCACCCTCCGCGACTCCTACGTCGAGGGCGACTGGGACGGCAAGACCAACGACTTCGACGGCATCCAGATGGACTCCGTCCACCACGTCTGGATCGACCACAACCGCTTCACGCGCATGGGGGACGGGCTGCTCGACGTCCGCAAGGACAGCCAGTACGTCACCGTCTCCCACAACCGCTTCGACGACCACAACAAGGCGTTCGGCATCGGCTGGACCGACAACGTCACCACCCAGATCACCATCGACCACAACTGGTTCAGCGGCACCAAGCAGCGCAACCCCTCGGCCGACAACTGCGCCTACGCCCACCTCTACAACAACTACCTCTCCGCCCAGGTCGCGGACGGCGACCCCGTCTGGTCCTACGGGAACTGGGCGCGCGGCCGGACCCGGATGGTCATCGAGAACAGCTACTACGACGGGGTCCAGCACCCCCACCAGGCCGACGCGACCGCCGAACTGGTGGAGCGCGGCTCCATCCTGAAGGGCAGCACCGGCCGGCGCGACGAGTGGGGAACCGCCTTCGACCCGCGCGCCTTCTACTCCTACCGGCTCGACCCGGCCGCCGCCGTACCCGCGCTGGTGACGCGCTTCTCCGGGCCGCAGCGCGACCTCGGTACCGACACCGTGCTCGACGTGCCCGCCGCTCACCCCACCGTCCAGGCCGCCGTGGACGCCGTCCCGCCCGGCAACGACGGGGCCGTCACGATCCGGATCGCGCCCGGGACGTACCGGGAGAAGGTCCGCGTCCCCGCCGACAAGCCGAGGATCACCCTCCAGGGCACGGGCCGGAACCGGTCCGACACCGTGATCGTGTACGACACGCCGAACGAGTACGGGGGCTCGTCCGCCAGCGCCACCGTCCTGATCGCCGCCTCCGACGTCACCGCCCGCAACCTCACCTTCGTCAACGACTTCGACGAGGCGGCGGTGGAGCTGAAGGGCGAACAGGCCCTCGCGATGAAGACCACCGGCGACCGGATCGTCTTCGAGAACACCGCCTTCAAGGGCAACCAGGACACCCTGATGACCGACAGCCCCCGCCTCGACGCCATCAGCAGGGTGTACGTCCGCGACGCGTACATCGAGGGCGACGTCGACTTCGTCTACGGCCGGGCGACCACCGTCATCGAACGGTCGCTGATCCGGGCGCTGGACCGCGGCTCCGCCACGAACAACGGGTACGTCACCGCCGCCAGCACCTGGAAGGACAACCCGTACGGCTTCCTCATCACCCGCTCCCGCATCGTCAGCGACGCCCCGGCCGGCACCTACCACCTCGGCCGGCCCTGGCACCCGGGCGGCAACCCGGACGCCGTCGGCCAGGTGCTGATCCGGGAGACGGAGCTGCCGGCGGCCGTCAAGTCCTCGCCGTGGACCGACATGGGCGGCTACTCGTGGCGGGACGCCCGCTTCAGCGAGTACCGCAACCACGGTCCGGGCGCCGGCGTCACCGCCGACCGCCCGCAGATGTCCGCCGAGCGGGCCGCGGACCACGAGGTCGCCGACTACCTCGCCGGCCACGACGGCTGGGCGCCGCACCGCCGGCACCTCCCGTAG
- a CDS encoding glycoside hydrolase family 43 protein: MTPVRPADLGDGTYRNPVLDADWSDPDVIAVGDDFYLTASSFGRAPGLPLLHSRDLVNWSLVGHALDRLEPAADFAAPRHDRGVWAPSLRHADGRYWIFWGDPDHGIHQISAEDVRGPWTEPYLLKAGRGLIDPCPLWDDETGEAYLVHAWAKSRSGVKNRLTGHRMSRDGRTLLDAGETVVDADRIPGWFTLEGPKLYRHDGWFWILAPAGGVETGWQGAFRSRDFTGPYEERTVLAQGRTDVNGPHQGGWVRTPAGEDWFLHFQARGPYGRVVHLQPMTWDADGWPVIGDAGEPVRTHRKPAAPPQPVEVPATDDSFPGGRFGRQWQWTANPRAGWTVEHGGDGLRMACVRTGDAHDLRLLPHVLTQRLPAETFTAEVGLALDAPEPGARAGLAVLGDAFSWIGLERCADGTVRLVHRFAEPVAEAERDAAHPRPAPGGRVGLRVEVSAGARCRFLADTGDGWEPSGPVFAATPWRWVGALLGLFAAAPPGGGSAGTATFTAFRVR; the protein is encoded by the coding sequence ATGACGCCCGTCCGCCCCGCCGACCTCGGCGACGGCACCTACCGCAACCCCGTCCTCGACGCCGACTGGTCCGACCCCGACGTCATCGCCGTCGGCGACGACTTCTACCTCACGGCGTCCAGCTTCGGCCGCGCCCCCGGCCTGCCCCTGCTCCACTCCCGCGACCTCGTCAACTGGTCCCTCGTCGGCCACGCGCTGGACCGCCTGGAGCCCGCGGCCGACTTCGCGGCGCCCCGCCACGACAGGGGGGTGTGGGCGCCCAGCCTGCGCCACGCCGACGGCCGGTACTGGATCTTCTGGGGCGACCCCGACCACGGCATCCACCAGATCAGCGCCGAGGACGTCCGCGGACCCTGGACGGAGCCGTACCTGCTCAAGGCGGGCAGGGGACTGATCGACCCGTGCCCGCTGTGGGACGACGAGACGGGCGAGGCGTACCTCGTGCACGCCTGGGCCAAGTCCCGGTCCGGGGTGAAGAACCGCCTCACCGGCCACCGGATGAGCCGCGACGGCCGCACCCTCCTCGACGCCGGGGAGACAGTCGTCGACGCCGACCGGATACCCGGCTGGTTCACCCTCGAAGGGCCCAAGCTGTACCGGCACGACGGCTGGTTCTGGATCCTCGCGCCGGCCGGCGGCGTCGAGACGGGCTGGCAGGGCGCCTTCCGGTCCCGGGACTTCACCGGCCCGTACGAGGAGCGGACCGTCCTCGCCCAGGGCCGCACCGACGTCAACGGCCCCCACCAGGGCGGCTGGGTCCGCACCCCGGCCGGCGAGGACTGGTTCCTGCACTTCCAGGCACGCGGCCCGTACGGCAGGGTGGTCCACCTCCAGCCGATGACCTGGGACGCGGACGGCTGGCCCGTCATCGGCGACGCCGGCGAACCGGTCCGCACCCACCGCAAACCGGCCGCGCCACCGCAGCCCGTCGAGGTGCCGGCCACCGACGACTCCTTCCCCGGCGGCCGCTTCGGACGGCAGTGGCAGTGGACCGCCAACCCCCGTGCGGGGTGGACCGTCGAGCACGGCGGCGACGGGCTGCGCATGGCCTGCGTCCGCACCGGCGACGCCCACGACCTGCGCCTCCTGCCGCACGTCCTGACCCAGCGGCTGCCCGCCGAGACGTTCACCGCCGAGGTGGGGCTCGCCCTCGACGCCCCCGAACCGGGCGCGCGCGCCGGGCTCGCCGTCCTGGGCGACGCCTTCTCCTGGATCGGCCTGGAGCGGTGCGCCGACGGGACCGTGCGCCTCGTGCACCGCTTCGCCGAGCCCGTGGCCGAGGCCGAACGCGACGCCGCGCACCCCCGCCCGGCCCCGGGCGGCCGGGTGGGACTGCGGGTCGAGGTGTCGGCCGGGGCGCGCTGCCGGTTCCTGGCCGACACCGGCGACGGCTGGGAGCCGTCCGGGCCGGTCTTCGCCGCCACGCCGTGGCGCTGGGTCGGCGCGCTGCTCGGCCTGTTCGCGGCGGCGCCCCCGGGAGGGGGGAGCGCCGGGACCGCCACCTTCACGGCGTTCCGGGTGCGCTGA
- a CDS encoding DUF6807 domain-containing protein, whose protein sequence is MTHPLPLSCAGRTVGRYVHPDDLRADLSPRPYLHPVTTLAGTPVTEERPADHLHHLGVSMAVPDVEGHNFWGGRTYVAGRGPTALDNHGEQRHHAWKLRAPDGFVEDLVWTSGGTDLLRERRTAAAVPLTADAWALDLTSALTNPGGAALTIGSPATNGRAGAGYGGFFWRAPKGPAGTPPPEVFTADAEGEDAVHGRTADWLALRGADFTLVFAGATDDTRRDPWFVRTAEYPGVGSSLAWATRLPVPAGGTVVRRVVTVVADGRLDRPAAAALVRKALS, encoded by the coding sequence GTGACGCATCCGCTGCCCCTGAGCTGCGCGGGACGCACCGTGGGCCGCTACGTCCACCCGGACGACCTGCGGGCCGACCTCTCGCCCCGCCCCTACCTGCACCCCGTCACCACCCTGGCCGGCACCCCCGTCACCGAGGAGCGGCCCGCCGACCACCTCCACCACCTCGGCGTGTCCATGGCCGTGCCCGACGTCGAGGGCCACAACTTCTGGGGCGGCCGCACCTACGTCGCCGGCCGCGGCCCCACCGCGCTCGACAACCACGGCGAGCAACGCCACCACGCCTGGAAGCTGCGCGCCCCGGACGGCTTCGTGGAGGACCTCGTGTGGACGTCCGGCGGTACGGACCTCCTGCGTGAACGCCGTACGGCCGCCGCCGTGCCCCTCACCGCCGACGCCTGGGCCCTGGACCTCACCTCCGCCCTCACCAACCCCGGCGGCGCGGCCCTGACCATCGGTTCCCCGGCCACCAACGGCCGTGCCGGCGCCGGGTACGGCGGCTTCTTCTGGCGCGCCCCGAAGGGGCCCGCCGGCACCCCGCCCCCCGAGGTGTTCACCGCCGACGCCGAGGGCGAGGACGCCGTCCACGGCCGCACCGCCGACTGGCTGGCGCTACGCGGCGCCGACTTCACGCTCGTCTTCGCCGGCGCCACCGACGACACCCGCCGCGACCCGTGGTTCGTCCGCACCGCGGAGTACCCGGGCGTCGGCTCGTCCCTCGCCTGGGCCACCCGCCTGCCCGTCCCGGCCGGCGGCACCGTCGTCCGCCGCGTGGTCACCGTCGTCGCGGACGGGCGCCTCGACCGCCCCGCGGCCGCCGCCCTCGTACGGAAGGCCCTGTCATGA
- a CDS encoding Gfo/Idh/MocA family protein: MRHGPLPFPVVLAGARGHGRWHLENIRRLTDAGLVRLAGVCELRPLDPAELDGFPGVAQSDDLGALLDATGARIAVVCTPIATHADLALAAARRGVHLLLEKPPAPSFAEFHRIRDGARLAGTACQIGFQSLGSHALGAIARLVAEGAVGEVTGIGAAGAWARDEAYFRRAPWAGKRRLGGTDVVDGVLTNPLAHAVATALALDGSPFAEDVADIELELARANDIQADDTSCLRVTTARGTRVTAAVTLCAEEPGEPYVLVHGRRGRITFWYKQDRVLLQRAGHGPVETVHGRTDLLENLVHHLADGDELLVPPDRAGAFMRVVEAVRTAPDPRPLPAADWYAEETADGSRRRIVKGVDGLVRASAETLSLFSELEANAP; encoded by the coding sequence ATGCGCCACGGACCACTGCCCTTCCCCGTCGTCCTCGCCGGCGCCCGCGGCCACGGCCGCTGGCACCTGGAGAACATCCGACGCCTCACCGACGCCGGGCTCGTACGGCTCGCCGGGGTCTGCGAACTGCGCCCGCTCGACCCGGCCGAACTCGACGGCTTCCCCGGCGTCGCCCAGTCCGACGACCTCGGCGCCCTCCTCGACGCCACCGGCGCCCGCATCGCCGTCGTCTGCACGCCCATCGCCACCCACGCCGACCTCGCGCTCGCCGCGGCGCGGCGCGGCGTCCACCTCCTCCTGGAGAAGCCGCCGGCCCCGTCCTTCGCGGAGTTCCACCGCATCCGCGACGGGGCCCGCCTCGCCGGCACCGCCTGCCAGATCGGCTTCCAGTCGCTCGGCTCGCACGCCCTGGGCGCCATCGCCCGACTCGTCGCCGAGGGCGCCGTCGGAGAGGTCACCGGCATCGGCGCCGCCGGCGCCTGGGCCCGCGACGAGGCGTACTTCCGGCGCGCCCCGTGGGCCGGGAAGCGGCGCCTCGGCGGCACCGACGTGGTCGACGGGGTGCTCACCAACCCCCTCGCCCACGCCGTCGCCACCGCCCTGGCCCTCGACGGCAGCCCGTTCGCCGAGGACGTCGCGGACATCGAGCTGGAACTGGCCCGCGCCAACGACATCCAGGCCGACGACACCTCCTGCCTGCGCGTCACCACCGCGCGCGGCACCCGCGTCACCGCCGCCGTCACCCTCTGCGCGGAGGAGCCCGGCGAGCCGTACGTCCTCGTCCACGGGCGGCGCGGCCGCATCACCTTCTGGTACAAGCAGGACCGCGTCCTGCTGCAGCGGGCCGGACACGGCCCCGTCGAGACGGTGCACGGCCGCACCGACCTGCTGGAGAACCTCGTCCACCACCTCGCGGACGGCGACGAACTCCTCGTCCCGCCCGACCGGGCCGGCGCCTTCATGCGCGTCGTCGAGGCCGTCCGCACCGCCCCCGACCCCCGCCCCCTGCCCGCCGCCGACTGGTACGCCGAGGAGACGGCCGACGGGTCCCGGCGGCGGATCGTGAAGGGCGTCGACGGCCTCGTCCGCGCGAGCGCCGAGACCCTGTCCCTCTTCTCCGAGCTGGAGGCGAACGCCCCGTGA
- a CDS encoding carbohydrate ABC transporter permease → MTAALAEQGTPARVPAQDPPAPPATPRRRPRRERAFDDVPRWQIYLPLALYLLFTLVPFYWMLLFAVRPAGSTSLVPWPVTTAHFEKVWNERSFGIFFQNSMIVGVATLVATTTVALAGGYALARFDFRIKNAFMLALLCSQFIPGALMLVPLFEIFRNLQMINSLGSVVIAETVFQLPLSMILISGFIKNVPVSLEEAAWVDGCSRMRAFRAVVLPLLRPGLVAVGSFAFVHSWNHFLFALMFLSEQDKQTIPVGLNTLIGADSVDLGALAAGGVIAAVPVVIVFAFIQKWLITGFSAGAVKG, encoded by the coding sequence ATGACCGCCGCACTCGCGGAGCAGGGCACCCCCGCACGCGTGCCCGCCCAGGACCCGCCGGCGCCCCCGGCCACCCCCCGCCGCCGCCCGCGGCGCGAGCGCGCCTTCGACGACGTGCCGCGCTGGCAGATCTACCTCCCGCTCGCGCTGTACCTGCTGTTCACGCTCGTCCCCTTCTACTGGATGCTGCTGTTCGCGGTGCGCCCCGCCGGCTCGACCTCCCTCGTCCCCTGGCCGGTGACCACCGCGCACTTCGAGAAGGTCTGGAACGAGCGCAGCTTCGGGATCTTCTTCCAGAACAGCATGATCGTCGGCGTCGCCACCCTGGTCGCCACCACCACCGTCGCCCTCGCCGGCGGGTACGCCCTCGCCCGGTTCGACTTCCGCATCAAGAACGCCTTCATGCTGGCGCTGCTGTGCTCCCAGTTCATCCCCGGGGCGCTCATGCTCGTCCCGCTCTTCGAGATCTTCCGCAACCTCCAGATGATCAACTCGCTCGGCAGCGTCGTCATCGCCGAGACCGTCTTCCAACTGCCCCTGTCGATGATCCTCATCAGCGGCTTCATCAAGAACGTGCCCGTCTCCCTGGAGGAGGCCGCCTGGGTCGACGGCTGCTCCCGGATGCGCGCCTTCCGCGCGGTCGTCCTGCCGCTGCTGCGCCCCGGCCTCGTCGCCGTCGGCTCCTTCGCCTTCGTCCACAGCTGGAACCACTTCCTGTTCGCCCTGATGTTCCTCAGCGAGCAGGACAAGCAGACGATCCCCGTCGGCCTCAACACCCTCATCGGCGCCGACAGCGTCGACCTGGGAGCCCTCGCCGCGGGCGGCGTCATCGCCGCCGTCCCGGTCGTGATCGTCTTCGCGTTCATCCAGAAGTGGCTCATCACCGGCTTCAGTGCCGGCGCGGTGAAGGGCTGA
- a CDS encoding carbohydrate ABC transporter permease: protein MAHAAAVAQQPRAGRRRTGTGAAPRRLPYLLIAPAGLLMLGFIAYPVLSVFYYSLRHYNVTKPWKNGYAGLENYTRAFTEDPLFWSTLAFSAKWVVVQVGLQLALGLVLALLVNQTFVGRAVARSLVFSPWAVSGVLTTTIWMLLYNPSTGMSRYLADVGIGTYGTSVLSDTGTVFWAAVVAELWRGVPFFAILILADLQSIPKDLYEAASVDGANRMRQFLHITLPHLKDAIILSTLLRAVWEFNNVDLLYTLTGGGPAGVTTTLPLMIANTGIEGHDFGYASALTTVAFVILLFCSILYLRLSKFGGDRS, encoded by the coding sequence ATGGCCCACGCCGCAGCCGTGGCGCAGCAACCCCGGGCCGGCCGACGCCGCACGGGGACCGGAGCCGCACCACGCCGCCTGCCGTACCTGCTGATCGCACCCGCCGGCCTGCTGATGCTCGGCTTCATCGCCTACCCGGTGCTCAGCGTCTTCTACTACAGCCTCCGGCACTACAACGTCACCAAGCCCTGGAAGAACGGCTACGCGGGCCTCGAGAACTACACCCGCGCCTTCACCGAGGACCCCCTCTTCTGGTCCACGCTGGCCTTCAGCGCCAAGTGGGTGGTCGTGCAGGTCGGCCTCCAGCTCGCCCTCGGCCTCGTCCTCGCCCTGCTCGTCAACCAGACCTTCGTCGGCCGGGCCGTCGCCCGCTCCCTGGTCTTCTCGCCCTGGGCCGTCTCCGGCGTCCTCACCACGACGATCTGGATGCTGCTCTACAACCCCTCCACGGGCATGAGCCGCTACCTGGCCGACGTCGGCATCGGCACCTACGGCACGTCCGTGCTCTCCGACACCGGGACCGTCTTCTGGGCCGCCGTCGTCGCCGAACTCTGGCGCGGCGTCCCCTTCTTCGCCATCCTCATCCTCGCCGACCTCCAGTCCATCCCGAAGGACCTCTACGAGGCGGCGTCGGTCGACGGCGCGAACCGGATGCGGCAGTTCCTCCACATCACGCTGCCGCACCTCAAGGACGCCATCATCCTCTCCACGCTGCTGCGCGCGGTCTGGGAGTTCAACAACGTCGACCTGCTGTACACGCTCACCGGCGGCGGCCCCGCCGGCGTCACCACCACCCTCCCCCTCATGATCGCGAACACCGGCATCGAGGGCCACGACTTCGGGTACGCCTCGGCGCTCACCACGGTCGCGTTCGTGATCCTCCTCTTCTGCTCCATCCTCTATCTGCGCCTGAGCAAGTTCGGAGGCGACCGCTCATGA